In candidate division KSB1 bacterium, the genomic stretch TGACCGATCCATCTAATATGACGATTATAGACACAATTACCGTAGATGCCCGAACCGTTAACGACGTGAAAGTTTCGGAAGATGGCAGGATTTGTGTAATCAGCCGGGAAGGTGCATCTGACCGCAAAAATGGATTGGTTATTCTTGATGTTTCCAATCCTCATGATGTTAAAATTCTTTCAGAATATAGTGATGAATTAACCGGCGGCGTCCATAATATTTTCGTCTACAAAGAACATATATATGCAGTCAATAACGGACGCAGGTACGATGTAATCAGCATCAAAGATCCTAAGAATCCTCGACGCGTGAGTCGTTTTGAGTTAAACACACCTGGGCACTCCATTCATGATGTCTGGATCGAAGATGGTATCGCCTATTCATCAAACTGGGGGGATGGTTTGCAATTGGTAGACGTTGGCAGCGGAACCGGCGGCACATTCCAAAAATATGTCGAGACCCCAATGCCTGAGATTAAGAGCCCATTTTATGCAGGTGGTTCCCCGGAAAATCCGGTTCAATTTGCCAGCTATGCCTATCCCTCTGGTCGGAATCATGCAGCTTTTCCATTTCATAGCAAATCTACCAATAAATTCTATGTTCTGGCGGGAGACGAATCGTTCCCTTATGGATTAAACATCAGGCAAAAGAAGCCGACAAAAGCAGCCGGGTGGATCCACTTTGTAGATTTTACTGATCCAGGCAACCCGGATGAAGTTGCCCGCTATGAGGTACCTGAAGCTGGTTCACATAACTTATGGATCGAAGACGATATCCTTTATGCCGCTTTCTACAACGGTGGTTTACGGGTTGTGGATATTTCCGGTGAATTGATGGGTGACCTTTATCGCCAGGGCCGGGAAATAGCCTGGTATCTGCCCATGCATTCAGAAGGATTGATTCCAAACGCACCTATGGTTTGGGGTCCTCAACCTTATAAAGGAAATATCTTCTTTTCTGATTTGCACAGCGGTTTGTGGTGTGTCCGCCTGGTTCCAAGAAGTAATAGTGGAACTAACTGATACCAATTAGGCATGCAATTTTTTAATATTTTAGCAATGGCATTAATATAAATTTTTGAATTAAGAGTCTGGAAGCCTTTGAAAAATAATAATAAACTGTCATTTCTAATCAACGTTCTTGGGAAAAGTGAAGTGAAATATTCAGGACGAATCGAAATGACAAGGCAGTAACTGTACTGCAAAGTCTATAAACTTAAAAAACGGAGGAAGCTATGGATTGTGCCAGAAAAAGATTGGTATCTTACTGCACAGTTGGCATCACATTCTTATTATTGGTCTCATCCTCATGGGCGCAAGATCCGCAAGAAGCCGACAGTACATTTCATTTTAAATTTAGCCCGGATTCATTATTTCTCAACGTCGGTGATGAAGTAGATGTGACAATCCAATATCTGGATGATGAAAATAATGTTCAGCCTATGTCTTTTTTCCTTTATTCCCGAGGTTCGGATAGGCAAGCCAGAAGAGCTTTAAAGATTACCCCGCGAAGAAGTGATCCGACCGGTAGTGTTACGGCTAAAGTAAAAGCTTATTTGCCCGGTTCCTTTACTTTAACGGCCAGAACAGTTGCACCCAGAGATGAAAGAATGCAAGCTGGCATTCCAGTGACAGTTGCGTTTCCACCGCTTGATAGAATTACCTTTATCAATCCGCAAGAGAAACTTTACACCGGCACAACTTTTGCTTACCGTACAAAAGTATTTGATACCGCCAACCTGGAACGCAAGGAGGTGGACGTTCAATTAACCAGCTCTAAGCCTGAAATTGCATCACTTGATCCCTTTGGAAATCTCACAGCCCATAAATCCGGAACTGTTTCTTTGATTGCCAAATGTGAAGGTTTGGAGTCCAGGTTAGACATTCAGGTAAAATCCGACCCGGTAAAAAGCCTTGAGTTAAGCAGTGATTTGTTGGAAGCCCGAACCGGCGATGTCATCCACTTTAAAGCTGTAGCTAAAAATAAACGTGGAGAAACAGTTACAGACGCCCTGATACATTATGCCTTTGTTGCCAAACCTATGGATAACCTGGCTCCAGCAGCTTCAGGCCAGATAGAAGACGATGGCCGTTTCGTGGCGGAAACACCGGGATTGTATACAATTATGGCAAATTCCGGTTCTCATATGCAAAAGACTACCGTCCGCATCGTTCCACGAAATGTCAGGCAAAAGATTGAAATTGTTGGTCATGGGGCGGTATTAAAGGTTAGAACATCTGACTTATGGGTTTGGGAAGGAGTTGACGGACGTGATTATGCAATTACCGGCACCTGGAATGCGAATGGCGAAGCCTATTTCTGGGATGTGACCGATCCCTCGAAAATGACCATTATAGACACGATAACTGTGGATGCCCGCACCGTAAATGATGTGAAAGTATCCGAAGATGGCCGAATTGCCGTGATCAGCCGGGAAGGGGCATCCAACCGGCGCAATGGCATTGTGATCCTTGATATCTCAAATCCATATGATGTAAAAATTCTGTCGACCTACGATGATGAACTCACCGGTGGTGTTCACAATTTATTTATCTATGCGAATCATGTGTACGCTGTCAATAATGGTCGTCGTTATGATATAATAAATATTGAGGACCCAACGAACCCACACAGAGTTGGACGCTTTGAACTGGATACACCCGGACACAGCGTACACGATGTCTGGATCCAGGATGGAATCGCTTATTCATCCAACTGGCAAGATGGACTACAACTAGTAGACATCGGTACTGCTGCCACTGGCGGGCCGTTTAAAAAGTACGAAGAAGTCCCGATGCCGGAGTTAAATAGCCCATTTTTTGCAAACGGCTCCCCTTCAAATCCGGTGCAATTTGCCAACTATGAATACCCGAGTGGTTGGAATCATGCGGCATTCCCCTTTTATAGTAAGTCAACAAATAAATTTTACGTGCTCGCCGGTGATGAAGCCAGACCCAGCGAGAACATTTATGCTAAAGGTTTGCGTGACCGAATTCCAGGAACCATGACTGGTTGGATCCATTTTGTTGATTTTACCGATCCTAAAAATTCACATGAAGCCGCCAGGTACCAGGTCCCAAATGGCGGCTCTCACAATTATTGGGTAGAAGATGATATTTTATATGCGGCATTCTACCAGGGTGGGTTCCGGGTTGTAGATTTATCCGGTGAGTTAATGGGGGATCTGTATCGACAAGGACGAGAAATTGCATCGTTTTTACCAACACATGCTGATGGATTTATTCCAAATGCACCCATGGTTTGGGGGCCACAGCCACACAAAGGAACTATTTTTTTAGCTGATATGAATAGTGGTCTATGGGCCGTACGTCTTATTCCAAATAATGAAGGAGGAACTAATTAATGTTTCGAAGAATTTTTTTGATCGTTTTTTGCCTGGTTATTTTAGGGAGTTTAATATCATGTGCCTCTTCCTCTGTGTCGATCGTACCCGAATCATCAATTGTATATTATGTTTATGTAACTGCTGAATCCGAAGACGAAGTTTCTTTGATCAGTTTTGATGGAAAAACAACTACAGTTGTAAAAAACATTCCGGTTGGTGTTTGGCCAGTGGAGATCGAAGGTCCACACGGTATTACCGTTAGTCCGGATGGAAAGTATTGGTATCTTTCCATGGCCCATGGTTTTCCCTACGGACATGTTTATAAATTCGCCACGGGTACTGATGAAATGCTTGGCCGGGTTGAATTGGACTTGTTCCCTGCAACTATGCAGATCTCACCGGCAACCGGCTTACTATATGTTGTAAATTTTAATCTTCATGGCGACCATGTTCCCAGCTCGGTATCCATCGTCGATCCGGAAACTCTCGAAGAAATCGACCGGGTAACGACCGGTGTAATGCCCCATGGTTCACGAATTTCACCGGATGGATTGTATCATTATTCAGTTGCAATGATGGACGACAAACTCTTCGAAATCGATGTGGTATCCTTCGAAATCAGTCGAACCCTCAACCTGAACAAAGACGGAATGGGAGAGATGCAATCGCATGCCGGAATGCAGCACGATATGAAATCAGGAATTAAACACAAACCGATATCCAAACCGACCTGGGTTTATCCTCATCCCAGCAAACCATTTGTTTACGTTGCCAACAATGGCTCGGCGGAAATCGCAGAAGTGGATTTAAACGAATGGAAAGTAACCCGCCGATTTCAAACCGATAAAGGACCCTACAACCTGGAAGTAACCCAGGATGGCAAATTACTTGTGGTCAGCTACAAATCTGTTGGCGCAACTGGAATTTGGGATTTGGAAAGCGGCAAAGAGTTGGCCAAGCTTCCAAACAGCCGCAAGGTTACCCATGGGGTTACAATTTCCCCGGATAGCCGTTATGCGTTTGTGTCTGCTGAAGGGATAGGCGCCGAAGCCGGTGTTGTCGATATCTTTGATTTAAAAACACTAAAGCATGTTGGCACGGCAGAAATTGGCAAGCAAGCGGGTGGTATCATCTTTTGGAAAATGGAATCATCTGAATAATTTTTGCTGCTAAAAGTTTAATAAATGAAAGGAGTTACTGATAGTTACTTCTTTTGATAAATCATACAGATACTGGATACTGGTTTCTTGATGCTATAGCATATGTCACTCCTTCGGAGTGTTACATTCTCTTGTTGCGTTTGGCTATAAACATTTCATCCTTACAGGATTTTCCCCACGAAACTGAAAAAAAGGGTTTACATGCGGAGAATACAAATATTAATCCGAAATGTTTAAGGGTTCTATATGATTGGAATCATAAAACATACGGTTCTCTTCAACTCCTATGAGTGCAATGTTTATAGAATGGGAGCTAAATAATAATACAAAACTCCGTAGGAGTTGTATATAGTTTCTGGTATGAAGATTCTAAAATGGCAAACACTTGTCGCTCCTACGGAGTTTTACATTCTCTGGTTGACGTTTGGCTATAAACATTTCATCCTTACAGGATTCTACATAAGTTTAGTTCAGATTATGATAATAAATGTTTGAAAGACACAAATAATTGGAAAACATTTC encodes the following:
- a CDS encoding YncE family protein — protein: MFRRIFLIVFCLVILGSLISCASSSVSIVPESSIVYYVYVTAESEDEVSLISFDGKTTTVVKNIPVGVWPVEIEGPHGITVSPDGKYWYLSMAHGFPYGHVYKFATGTDEMLGRVELDLFPATMQISPATGLLYVVNFNLHGDHVPSSVSIVDPETLEEIDRVTTGVMPHGSRISPDGLYHYSVAMMDDKLFEIDVVSFEISRTLNLNKDGMGEMQSHAGMQHDMKSGIKHKPISKPTWVYPHPSKPFVYVANNGSAEIAEVDLNEWKVTRRFQTDKGPYNLEVTQDGKLLVVSYKSVGATGIWDLESGKELAKLPNSRKVTHGVTISPDSRYAFVSAEGIGAEAGVVDIFDLKTLKHVGTAEIGKQAGGIIFWKMESSE